A window of Hymenobacter sp. GOD-10R genomic DNA:
CTCTACCACTTCCTCGTCTTTGTCGCGGCACAGCAGCACTCCGATACTAGGGTTTTCGTGCGGCTTTTTCACATCGCGGTCGAGCGCTTCGAGGTAAAAGTTAAGCTGGCCCAAGTGTTCGGGCGAAAATTTCGTCACTTTTAGCTCGAAGGCCACCAGTGCCGCCAAGCCCCGGTGAAAAAACAGTAGGTCAAGGTAAAAATCTTGGTTACCCACTTGCAGCCGATATTCCTCGCCCACGAAGATGAAGTCGCTGCCCAGCTCCAGGATGAACGCCTTCATGCGGTGGAGCAGAGCGCGTTGCAGGTCTGCTTCGCCGTGTTCTTCGGGCAGGCCCAAGAATTCAAGGACGTAATTGTCTTTAAACACGCCCTGAATGTCCGGATGTAATCCGCTCACCACTGGTGAGAGTTTTGCTCCTAGCTTGCTACGCTCGAATTGCGCGGCATCTAGCTGGCGTTCCAATTCCCGCTTATTCCACTTCTCCGCCACCATGGCTCGCAGATAATATGCCCGTTCCTCCCGGCTTTTACAGCGCGAGAAGATAATGGTGTTGTGCGTCCAGGGCAATTCTCTCACCAGTGGTGAGAGAATTGCGTCTCCCTCGTAGGTCTCGTAGAATTGCTTCATGCGCCACAGGTTTTTGTCGCTAAAGCCCTTTATCTCCGGCGCGTGCTGGGCAATATGGCGGGCCAGCTCGGCTACCACGCCTTTGCCCCAGGCCTCTCGGTGCACTTTCTGGCTGATAACCTGGCCCACTGACCAGTACAATTCCATAAGGGCGGTATTAGCCTGCGCAAACACCGCTTGCCGCGTCTGCCGAATGCGGTACAGCAGCTCGTCAAATGCCGGCTGGTTGTCGGTCGCAAGGCTACTACTCATATGCTTTCAGGCCGGATATTTCGCGCCCTTGGGCAATTTTCTTCAACAGCGGAATCAGGTCGGCCATCAGCTCCTTTTCTTTGGCGGCGCGGGTTTTCCAGCCTAGGCTCAGCGGGGCCAGCAGGTCGCCCAGGGCTTCGCTGTCGAAAATCAGGCGGCGCAGAATACCGGCTACAAAGGCCGTGAGGGCCTCCGGGGCTAGGCCGTGCCGCTGGGCAATGGTGGTCTGCTCGTCGGCCGTTTTCGCGGCTTTAAAGGTGTCGAAGCCCTCACGGATTTCGGTTTCGGTGAAGCCTCGGTCGGTGGGCAGGTTGGCAAAGTAGTCAGCTAGGTCGTCGGCCTCGTCCATGAGGTTGGCACTGGAGCCCAGCAGACCGATGATTTGCTCGCGCGTCATCTTCTGCTTCTTCGGCCCCGACCCGGTACTGGCGGCCATCAGGCCCATAATGTAGTCGTAGTCGATGACGGCCGAGGCGAAAAGCACGAACTCAAAATCGAGTTGCTCCACGCTCTGGTCGCCGCCGGTACCAGGGCCCTGGCCCTGCCTGTAGCGCAGGTCTTTAGCTACTTCCAGGTACTGACCCCGGAAGGCGCGCAGGTCGTCGGTGGGCAGCAGGGTTTCAAGCTTCGCCTTTTCGGGGTCGCCTAGGTCGGTGTACTGGTCGAGCTGGGTGCGCAGGCGCTGCACTTCCTTGAACTTCTCGATAAATTGGCCACGGGCGGCGTCGCCTTTCAGGTTGGCCACCTCCTCAGGCGCGACGGGTAGGCCCTGGGCTTGCATAAACGTTTCGAGCTGCTGCACGGCGGTTTCGTAGCGTTGCAGCACCACCGGAGCAGGGTCTACGAGCCAGATTTCCTTGGGGTCCTGCTTGTTTTCAAGGCCTGAGAATAGGGCAATGGCCGTGTCCACGGCGGGCTGCTGCTGCCGGAAGTCGAGCACGTTGCCGTAGGGCTTAGTATCGTTGAGGACACGGTTGGTTCGCGAAAACGCCTGGATAAGGCCGTGGTGCTTGAGGTTCTTATCGACGTACAGGGTGTTGAGGTACTTCGAGTCGAAGCCGGTGAGCAGCATATCCACCACAATGGTGAGGTCGATACGCTCCCGACGCGGATAGTCGGCCACCGGCCACTTTTGGGCCTTGATGCGTAGTTGCACATCCTGGTAGTACTGGTCGAACTCGCCAATACTATGGTTGGTGCCGTACTGGGCATTGTAGTCGGCGATGATCGTTT
This region includes:
- a CDS encoding PDDEXK nuclease domain-containing protein gives rise to the protein MSSSLATDNQPAFDELLYRIRQTRQAVFAQANTALMELYWSVGQVISQKVHREAWGKGVVAELARHIAQHAPEIKGFSDKNLWRMKQFYETYEGDAILSPLVRELPWTHNTIIFSRCKSREERAYYLRAMVAEKWNKRELERQLDAAQFERSKLGAKLSPVVSGLHPDIQGVFKDNYVLEFLGLPEEHGEADLQRALLHRMKAFILELGSDFIFVGEEYRLQVGNQDFYLDLLFFHRGLAALVAFELKVTKFSPEHLGQLNFYLEALDRDVKKPHENPSIGVLLCRDKDEEVVEYALSRQLSPALIAQYQLQLPDKKLLQAHLHEILSRELPANNDNQ